The genomic region TGTACAGCTGGCAGATTTCCtctctgttcttttctgtttcttgaggTGGTGTTGAAAACAGGCCAGTGTTACTTGATATTTTGTTGACTATTCAGAGGTTGGGGGAAATTAGCGAGCTTGTTCACTTAGATCCCAGAGGCTTGGAGCCGTCTGTGCTGTCCATTTTCCAGCAAACATCTGAAACAGTGCAGACTCTGAGTCCCTTCCTGGTCCGTGGTTCTGACTGTCCATCTTATGACATACCTCTCCTTTGTCCTCACTGTACCTGAAGTACATGGTGTTCGGATTGGACTGTCTTTCAGGAAGGCGACATGATATAGTACTTGCTTTTAGTGAAAGTAGATTTTGCTGTTGATTGCTCCGTGTGGTGATGTGTGTCGTTTGGGATCTCAGGAGAATGGCCTGGAGGACATTGACCGCATCCTGGAGAGGATTGAGGATGCCAGCGGTGCCAGCCGCCCGGGCCCGCCCCCCCTGAGCACCAAGAAGCACGTCCTGTACGTGGAGCACAGGTGCGGCCTCGCCGAGTGAGGAGGGGGATGGCTGGTGCTGACCCATCAGGACCATTCTCTAGCTCTCTGTGCCTGGGGTATATGACCTCCTCTGCTCCTGTCCCTACTGCCAGCTGTGGCCTCCTTCCTCCCTAAGGCAGGGAAGGCCCCTCGGTCTCATGGCCAGCGAGTGGTGGCCAGCATGGTCACGGGCTGTGTGGTTGCAGAGAAGGTCAGCCGGCAGGAGAGCGATTTTTCCCGTTGGGTTCTCATGTGACTTTCTGACATTCCCAGGATTATTGTCAGAGCactcatctttgtttttttctctaaaattttcaATTCTCTAGACACTTGAATCCAGACACAGAACTGAAAAGATATTTTGGTGCCAGAGCTGTCCTTGGGGAGCAGAGGTAAGATCACTGCTGTGTTTTCACtgaggggggggaggggaggggctttAGAGCCACAGTGACAGACGGAGTCCCAGGGTCCGAGGGGAGTTGGAGAGAAGGCTTGCGGCCTCACCCTCCGTCCCACACCACCACTGCCCACTAGGGTCCTAGTTTTACAAAGCCTTGAAATCTCAGCCAGATGCATTTTTGCTTTGCAGTCTAGAGCAACTCTGATTTGGAGTTCAGGTTCTGACAGAAGTCTGATCTTTGTGAAGTGGGTTCTGTGGCTGCAGCCGTGTGTTCAAGGCCATGGGAGCGCCCAGAGCACTGCCATCCCAGGCTCCTGTGGGAGGGGCTGTTCTGCCTGGCGCTCCCTTGCAGGCCCAGCCCCAACTGAAGGAGCTTTCCCTTGGCCCAGGCTTTATCTTTTCAAGTGCATGTGTTTCTGATTGTAGGACTCAGTGCTTCTGTAAAACCGCCACTCACTCCAGCAGCTCCAGTCCGGTTGTCTGCTGTGCATTCTGGGCCTGCGGGTCCTGCTGTCTTTCACGTGCCTAGTTTGCGTGGCTGAGCTCTGGGCACCGTATACCAGGACACGGGTGCTGGGGTGTGTTTGACAGCAGCCCCTGCTGGCACTTGCCGTGGGGGTGCCACCCGCTGCCCTCTTGAGAGttgaacccccacccccaatctggGTGTGACTTCCTGCTCGGATCCATGGCAGACGTGGGAGGCTTTAAAGCCTGTCGTGATAACAAGATGAAAAATAGTCATGTGTTGAGTTTTGTTGGTTTGGTTTTTCTTGGCCTTGTTGCTCACCATGAGGGATCTTGGTtcctcagccagggatcaaacccatgacccctgcggTGGAAGCACGGAATCTGAGCCATTGAGTTTCTCATTGTGTTTGCtttataatttgcttttatttttgatgttcaGTTATACAGGACACAGGGTCCtaacccaaaccctaaccctaaccctaaccctaaccctaacaggACACAGGGTCCTGTATACACAGGATACAGGGGTCTctgattttgtcttcttttttggaATATTAAGGAAGAACGTTTTTAACTCAAAATGTTCGTCTTtttcacctgggcttccctggactcGACCTTCCACCTTGCTTCCTTGCATCCTCTGTTTGCCGTCTGTCTGGTCGTTCTGTATCACATCTTTACATGTTTGCCTGATCGTATTTCTGTGCAAATTACAGTTGTTAGTGTACTAGTATTTAACAGCTCTGCATTTATGTTTTCAGTGGTAAACTgtacttttttccccatttactcCTTTGAACACTTAATTCCTGTGTACAGGCTTCCCTGAGAAGCTGTGGTCTCTCCTGGGCCCCTGGCCCCACGTGTCTCTGGCCATCTCGGGACCTCCAGGTGCCCTGTGTGCCTCACCTTCTCCGCTGCTGGTGTCTGCCCCGCCTTGGCGCACCACCTCCCAGGGCAGCCTCTCCTGCCTGCCTAGCAGCTCCCTGCAGGGCTGGACCCTCCCTCGGATCCCTAGACAGGACAGTTCTGAGTATCTGGTTAATTCTCCTTTGTATACCTTACCAATCACCTCGAACCACCCCACATTTCGGTTTCCTCCAGGTTTTGaccactgttttcttttcttttttttttaacactgtttTCTTGAAGAGTTGTATTTTCTCCTgtagttttttacttttttttctttttttggagtaagtgggatttttaaaaatttatttgccaCATTGGGTCTCAGTTGTGACATGTAGGATATTCATTGTGGAATTCTGGATCTTTGGTTGTGGCCATTGGGCTCCAGAGTGGGGaagctcagcagttgtgacaTGCAGGCATGGTTGTCCTgcgacctgtgggatcttagttccccgaccagggatcagatgcatcccctgcattggaaggcagatcctgaaccactggaccaccaaggaagtcccagtttTTTACTTCTCTGTTGGAAGAAGGGGCATACTTTTTCATCCCATTCCTCACCCAGTCCAGattcttactcatttttttttccttgatgaaatAATTCAGATAATCAAAGAATTATGCAGAGAAATATAGACGAGTCCACTAGGCCACTGCTGCTCAGTTCAGTCATGGAGGAGAAAGCCTTTGGTGTGACCCTggctgaggggaggggctggcgcctGCAGCAGAGAACACCCCCCATAAGAGGTTgggagagggctgggggagggagccgGGCCACGGCCCACtcgtgcttgtgtgtgtgtgtgactgactTGCTTTCTCCAGAAGTGTGCTGGTGTTTGGGCACCGATGCCCCATCCTTCTGGGGTTTGTTGGTGGCCCCTGCGCAGTGGGTCATCATCCAGGGAGGCCAGCGCATCTGCTGGTCACTGCAGGCTCCCTCTCTCCTTGTTGTCTTCACATCAGGTTCCACCTTGTGCTGCTTTTTTACCTTTCCTAGCCTGAGTTTCACTAGCCTGAGTTTCCTGTTTTTCTTACCTCTGCGTGTGTGGTTTGGTCGCTCGGATCTCAGTCTGCAGTCGCGTCTGGCAGCCTGATGGCTGTTGTCCAGACAGTTTATGTTCTGTTCTTGCCCACCGAGGTAAAGCCGTGCCCTGTCCATTCTCCCCAGGCCGCGGCAGAGACAGCGCGTGTACCCCAAGTGTACATGGCTGACCACCCCGAAGAGCACGTGGCCCCGGTACACCAAACCAGGTGAGGGAGTGGGGCTGCCGGGGGCTCCAGCGTCTGGGCTCAGGCCCCACCCACCGTCTGTCTTCTCAGCCGTGTGGTAATCCGCTTTTCTCCACCTTCTCCCTTTGTGCTGTGGGTCCTGCCCCACAGGAACCCAGCAAGTTCATTCTTCAACTGTGCTGTTCTGTGTTCTGTTGCAAACTCACAAGTGCACAGAATTCAAAGATCAGCAGCAGAGCAGAAAGGTTTGGATGTGGGGTAGTGCCCTGCTGGGGGCTTGACTGTGTGACGTGAAGGATGGgggcaccctggagcctggggtgccCTGCACGACCCCTTGTGCCCAGTAGGGACCTGGTGGGCACCTCGTCCCCCTTGCTCTTCCCTCCCGTGTTCCCAACAGTGGCTCCTGACTGCAGGCAGAGGACACATTGGCAATGGGGTCCTGGTGGGCTGGAGTAGACTGTCAGAGACCATGGCTAAGGGCATCCCCAGACCCTAACGGGTCTCACGACAGTGCTGAAGGAGATGAAGTTGTCAGGTTTCTCAGACCCTGGACCCGGCACCCAGCGTCACCACAGGAGCAGAGTTGTGTCATGAGTTAGCAGTCCCTGTTGCCTCGGGGGTGACATCTGGATCCTGACTTTAAGCAGACCATGTCTGGGGCTGACCAGGTGTGGTGGGGGAGGCGGGCTCTGCATGTCCCCCTATTGTCCACGTTCCTAGGGAGAGAAAGGGTAGAAGGGGCATCGGATGTGTGGCCTGAGCCGCAGGCAGTCGGCTCTGGGCATCCTGACGTGGgcaacccccaccccaggtctgTCGATGCGGCTGCTGGAGTCCAGGAAAGGCCGCTCGGCCTTCGCCTTTGAGCACAGCGAGGAGTACCAGCAGACACAGCACAAGTTCCTGGCTGCCGTCGAGTCCATGGAGCCCAACAACATTGTGGTGCGTGGGTGTCCTGGTGTGGTCCTGGGGGCGTCCGGAGGCCTGGGGCCTGCCTGGGTATCATCTCATCAGCgcacaccaccccccccaccataGGTCCTGCTGCAGTCGAGCCCCTACCACGTGGACTCACTCCTGCAGCTCAGCGACGCATGCCGCTTTCAGGAGGACCAGGAGACAGCACGCGACCTCGTGGGTAAGGCCGTGCAGCAGCCAGCGCCTGCCTGCATATAGGCGGGGACGCTCTATAAATACAGCTTTATGGATCTAGTGTACACACAGCTCTTCAGCCACCCCCCTGCTGATTCTGGGTCATTCCCATGGGGCGTCAAAGGACCTTGACCATCAGCCTtcatctcccctcccccgccGCTGGCAACCGCCAGTCCATCCTCTGTCTCTGGACTGtcctgtaaatggaatcacaACCCTGGTGTCtccctctggcttctttcatttatcaCGATGTCCTCAGGGTTCACCTGTGTGAGCCCTGTGTCAGCATttcatcccttcattcattcTCCCAGCCGGTTCCCACCCTGGCTCCTGGGAGTTGGCCCCTGGGGGCTCCTGGGTTTCTTGAGGGGTGTGGCCAGGTTATGCCTCCCCTTTGGGTGTGACTGATGCCCACTGTGTGTCTGTCGGCCGGCAGAGCGTGCTCTCTACAGCATGGAGTGTGCCTTCCACCCCTTGTTCAGCCTCACCAGCGGGACCTGCCGGCTGGACTACCGTAGGCCTGAGAACAGGTGAGCGGCCCGCCTGGGTGTCTGTGGGCCACACTGTGTTCCCTTGCAGGGTCGTAGGCGTCACGACGTGAGGGCCGGACAGTCTGTGAGGGGCACCACTGGGATCCTAGGGTATCTCACTGTGTTTAAAGCTCGGATGCAGGAGGGCTGGGCCCAGGGATGGACAGGACCGGCCGGCCTGGGGTTGATACTCATGGGCAATAGGACAGAAACCATCAGCCATTTCACCACTTGTGTCTGGACTCAGGGTCCTCTGGAACGCCTGTGGGCAGGTGTGCATGCTGGTGCTGCGATCGCAGTCATCATGTCCACGTGCGGTGGTTGGTCACACGCACATGTGGGACCCTCTTCCTGTAGATGCCCCTCCCCCAAAGCCCCTGCTCGGCAGTGCAGCCTCCCACCTGGGCCTCTGCCTCAGGGCCCCACACATGTGGGCAGGCTCCACAGCCCagtctccctctccaccctcctgTCATGTCGCATGTGGGCTGTGTCCCCCAGCTGGGGGCTGTGCTGGGCCCCAGGGCACAGGGCCGGTCCTGAACTTTCTTGTGTCTAGTTGTATGAGCTCTTTCCAGTGAAACTCTTAGTTCTTTGAGATGCTGAAAACACTGACCTTCCTGGCATTAGCAGGCACTTACAGGGCAGTGGTGACAGTTGAAATTTGAGGATAAATGAAGATGGTGATTACAGTTTAAGGTGTTAAGTCTCTTCCCTTAAACGAGAGTTATTTTGAGAAAGCCCGAGAAGATGGAGGTCTCCACTAACATATCAGCTTGGTTTTCTGTCCGTGCTCCCACACGTGACTGCAGACAACAAGCAGAGTCACCTTCTCTGCAGACAGGACCCTGGCGAATGTTGGCGCTGATTAGGCCACACGGGATACGCCAGCGAAGCCCACGGGCAGAGGGTGGACGCGGTGTTGGACGAGGCGCCGGGCGACATGCGGTGCGGCCTGCTGCCGCGCTCATTCACGAGGAACTGTCTTGGGTCTAGGAGCTTCTACCTGGCCCTCTACAAGCAGATGAGCTTCCTGGAGAAGCGGGGCTGCCCACGCACGGCGCTGGAGTACTGCAAGCTCATCCTCAGGTAGGGGCCGCCGCtgctccccagcccagggctgcGGCCCTTGGGCGTCCGCGCCAGCCTACTCTGGGTTTTGTCTCCCTCTGCCTGCCCTGCTCACCATACTGCCTCCCCCTGGAAGCCTGGAGCCGGACGAGGACCCCCTGTGCATGCTGCTGCTGATCGACCACCTGGCCTTACGAGCGCGGAGCTACGAGTACCTGATCCGCCTGTTTGAGGAGTGGGAGGTGGGTGTGCACACAGGCCAGGCAGGGTGGGGCCTCCATGGAGGCTCTGGGGCAGACCCTAGTGctcctgcctctccctgcctTGCCACCTGCTTACAGATGAGCACAAGCGCAGAgaaggcctgggggaggggatggcCATCGGACCCCTGGACACATTGGTGCCGGAGGGGTCTGAGACTGGGCAGGAGTGAGGACACCAGCAGTCCCATTGATGACCTTCACAGTGGCTTCACGTGCAAGTGTTGCTGTGTTAGGCATGCTAGATTGCATGTAAGGTATTAGCATCAATTTCACccgttttcttttaatttgctgCTAGAAACTGTATACTGATGGTGTGCTCCTGTTGGGTGGTGCTGTCTCGGGGGACACCTCCGGTCAGGAGTGGGTAGAGGCAGGAGGTGACAGCCATTACTGCTCTTTGAACTTCCTCATAGCACATGCCGGTGTATAACTGAAGGCTAACTACATGGATCCTTTCGAACTCTGGGTCTGTGGTGTAGTTGGGTGAGGATCCCCACCCATGGGGTCTAGCTCACACAAGTTCCTGAGGTCACAGGAACACAGCTGCAGGGGCTGCCCCTGAATGTTTGGGGTGAGACCGTGGCTTCATCCTCACAGAGCATCATACATCGTGTGTGTTCTGCCATGTGCCCTTGGGCAGGGCGGTGAGGGCCAGGCGTCAGCAGccgtggaggtggggggtggttcCACTGCCCAGATGACCCTGAGCCTTGGGAAGGTGGGCATCCGGCCTTTTCTCGCTCACCCGGCCTGCCTCTGTCCTCACACCCGGGTCCTTTATTTGCCTTTCTGCACAGAGGAAGGGACAGCTTGCCCATGGAAGCCATGTGCCCGTGAGCATCACCTTGaagcccttccccttccccttgtAGGCCCATCGGAACCTGTCCCAGCTCCCAAACTTTGCCTTCTCTGTGCCGCTGGCCTAtttcctgctgagccagcaggcaGACCTCTCTGAGCAGGAGGTGAGCTCCGCGAGGGAGGAGGCCTCTGTCCGGATCCAGCAGGCACTCACCATGTTCCCTGGAGGTGAGTATGCCCCGCAGCCCCAGGCACGAGTGGGTCCCACGCTGGCCCAGCTCCCAATGATGCATCTGAAAGCCACGTGTTCTCGGAGCATCTTTGGGGCTTAGGGTGTCTTCAGATATTGACAGTTCTAGCAGAACTTGTCACCTGAAGCGTATGCTTCCAGGGAGAGGGCACTAGGCTGGGTGTGACGGGAAGCAGGGTATCTGTCCTTGTCCTGAGGACCCAGTTCTCACTGGGTGAGGAGCTCGGGGTTGGGGTTGCCCTGGGTTCTCTCTGATGACCTGCCGGTTTCCAGGGCCCCTGAAGTCTGGCTGTGTGGGTGGGAACAGGGCCTGCCGCCCCATCAGGCCCTGGTGGGGTTGCAGTCCTGTACTGTGTGTAGTTCCTGAGGGGCTCCCTCCCCGGTGGCGAGCCTGCCTGTGGGTGGCCTGGTCGCTTGGGACTTCCTGCTCATCTCGATCTGGCTCCATCCACGCGTGGGGCTGCCTGGCTGGGTCTGAGGGGAGCTGACCCTGCCCCGTTGAGACCCATGCACAGTGAGGTCACCCGCTTCATGGGGAAGCCCCATCGGGAAGATGGGCAGCTGTAGTGTTGCGTGTCCCAGGGGAGGGTCTCTGATGACAACATCCAGCGCACGTGCTCCAGAGTCCTGAGTGAGCCTCCTCAGCCTCAGCCCCTCAGGGTGCCTCCCTGTTCCCCCACAGTGCTCATGCCCCTGCTCGAGTACTGCAGTGTGCGCCCCGATGCCACCGTGGCCACGCACCACTTCTTCGGACCCGATGCCGAGATCAGGTACAGACTGGAGgtgcctggggcctggggagcaACCACCTGGGTGTCAGCCTGGGGCCGCTGCAGCATGTCTGCTGGGCGAGCATAGTGTTGCTGTAGCTGTGCATGTGGTCCAGATGCCTTTGTTGCCACCTgctgccttttaaaatttctcatgataaatgaagaaaaaccTGTGACATGGGAGCCAGGCACCTCAAGGTTGGCCAGTACACCAAGGCAGGTCCTCAGGTCTATGTCCACAGGTGCACACATTCTCTGAGTGTTTATGTTGGCATTGGGAACTTGTTCTTAGTAAGGGTGCCCGCTACACAGAAGGAAACGCCTGGGGGCCCTGCCTTGGGGGCTGCGTCCCGGGGCAGCAGACCCCTTGGGGCGGCCTCCTTCTGCTCCAGGTTGCCAACAGCCTGGGACCCCCAGAGCACCAGTGGGCCCATGGAGCCGTCCCATGGGGTCTCACAGTCCCCGCTGCCTACAGCCAGCCGCCTGCCCTGAGCCAGCTGGTGAGCCTGTACCTGGGGAGGTCACACTTCCTCTGGAAGGAGCCGGCCACCATTAACTGGCTGGAGGAGAGTGTGCACAAGGTCCTACAGGCGGTGGACGCTGGGGACCCTGCCGTGGAGGCGTGTGAGAGCAGGTGAGCCGGGGCATGGGAGTGAGCAGTGCGGAGGGCCGGCCTGTCTCGTGGAGCCACGGCCTCCTGCAGCGCCGCCCTTGTCTCCCGGCCCCAGGCGCAAGGTGCTGTACCAGCGGGCGCCCAGGAACATCCACCGGCATGTGGTCCTGTCTGAGATCAAGGAGGCCGTGGCCGCCCTGCCACCGGTAAGGAGAGGGCTGACTGCGGGCTCTGTCCCTCCAGCAGCTCTGCCCCCAGGTCATGGTTCATGCAGAGCCCCCTGAGAGGCAGAGCCATGCCTGCAGCTTCTGTGATCTTACGGGGTGCAGAGCGGTGACCCGATGGCTCGGGGCCCACGGCCTGTAGCCAGCAGCCCTGACATTTGGGGGGAGTCACAGCACCTGTGAGCGGAGGCCCTGTGATCCCCACACATGTGCTTGTCCTGGGTTCACCCTGATCCTCAGAGCAGACAGCCTGAATGTCCTGGTGGACGAAGCCCCCAGCCCCAGACTTCCCTGACAGGGAATGTGGCCCACTCCCAGCAGAAATGTCCTGTCCAGAGTCGAGTCAGCTGAAAGCAGCCCGTGCCCTTTGTCCCTTTCCGTAGGATGTGACCACACAGTCTGTGTTGGGCTTCGACCCTCTGCCCCCTCTGGACACCATCTACTCCTACGTCAGACCTGAGAGGTACTTCTTGCTTTGCTCCTGGCCTTGCACTGCTCCGAGGTCAGTGCTGGGGCTCAGAGGGTCTCAGAAAAAAGAGTCAGCCTCTACAGGCCGTGTTTTTCCATGTATCTGTTCACCCAAGGCCGTTTTTCTGTCAGGTTCTGGAGCAGGTGGTGGATACAATGGGACATGGGTATTGAATCCAGGAGTATATGTAGTCAGAGCTGGTGTAAGAACCTGGAGGAGACAGCCATGAGCCTGGGGTGTGGGGGGCAGCTGGTTTCCCATGGGAGCCTCAACCCGTGCAGGGCCCCAGGGACAAGCGTCCAGCACAGCCAGAGGCTGGGAAGGAGGCCCCGAGGCCCGATTGTCCAAGCTGCTTTAGAATCGTGTTGGAGACAGGCTTCTTTCCGTTTCCTTATGGCCTTTAGTACTGAGGGAGTAAGTGCTTCATTTCACACAGAGCCTAGTCTAGGAGGGGGACCTCACAGTCCCCAGTCTAGGAGACTCAGACAGACTTTCTCATGTCCAGGGCTCAGGCCGACGTATTTTTTAGATCCAATCTTTTTTATCTCCTTTGAAGTATAAAACTTAGAGTACATGTTCATAAGGAAATACAGTCCTCAGTTAAAATGTCAGTGGGTTAAGATGAAAATTATTAATGATGAGTATCAGAAGACTCAAAACCAAGCTGGCATGTGGGGTGTGGTCCCACTAAGGACAGTTGGGGGCCATCCTGGCTCCAGGTGCCCAGAAAGTGCAGGAGGCCCCTGAGACGCACTTGCTAGCATCGTCTCTCACTGCACAACTCGGAGGGAAGGACACTTGGAAACACAGCTTTTCTCAAGATGCGGTGGGGCTCGGCTGCAGTGACCCTACTTTGCACTCTGCTCAACCAACTTCGTTCCAAAGGACCAACCCGCTCTGGATCCCCTTTCCCCTCAGGCCCCAGCCTCCATGGGGGTGCCCTCCCAGCCCACCGGGCTTTTCTGACCATCCTGACTCCCTCCTGCAGGCTCAGCCCCGTCAGCCATGGAAACACCATTGCCCTCTTCTTCCGCTCATTGCTGCCCAACTATACCGTGGAGGTACGTGGCGTCAGCCCACGGGGCACCAGCCTGAGACCGGGCGTTGGGCCTGGAGGCCTGGCTCAGACAGGTCTCATTTCCACAGGGGGAGCGACCGGAGGACGGGGGGCCCGGGGGTCTGCACCATGACCAGGGCCTGAACAGACTGATGCTGGCTGTGCGGGACATGATGGCCAATTTCCACTTCCACGACCTGGAGGTGCTGCCCGAGGAGCACCCTGAGGGCGACGGGGAGTGGGACTGAGTTCAGCAGGGCGCACGCCCCAGCGCTGCAGTCGTGCTCCGGGTTTTGTTCTGGTCGGATCGGCCAGGTCGCCACCTGCTCTGCTCTTCTATAAACTACGTGGGTTGCACTCTGCCGCGTGAACTCTTCTTTCCCAGGGCTGCAGTCGCCGCCCCCAGCTTCCCTCACGGGCAGGACCTCGCCGCCACTGCCATGCTGCCCTGGGGCATCACAGGGCCAGAGTCCACGCTGGCTTCAGGGGACACGGGTGGGTGTGGAAGCCAAGAGATATGTCTTGGGAAGATTGCTCGTCCTGGCAGCTCTGGGGAGTGAACGAGGCAGAGACTGGGGGGCACTTGATCTGGGGGCAAATGGACTGAGGGGTGGAGAGGGCGAAGACCAGACACTTCATCCAGATTGCGTCCTAGCACTCTTGAGTGACAGCTCAGAACCACACAGGCTGCCCGTGACCGAGGACGCTGTGTGGTGGTGGAAGGATCCAGGCCACTGAGGTTGTGAGTCCCACTGGGTACTCTTGTCTACTGAGCACCCTCCCAGCCCTGATCTCTGCCCACAGAGGCTGCCTGTGTGCTCCAGGGTAGCGTCTGGGCCCCAGGCCGGTCAGTGTGGTGACAGGTGTGACCCAGTCGTCTCCTGTCAACAGCCACCCAACTCCTGTCCATCGCCCGTCTTCCAGGAAGTCCAAGGCATCCTAGTGATGTGGGCTCACCCTCCAGCCGTTCCCAGGTGAGGGGCACCTGAACACCTGGCAAGGACAGGGCCCTTCAGACATGATGCTGTGAGCTAAACTTCCCATCATCCACACCTAGCTCCAGAGACCAGGCCTGCCCTGGAGCCATGCGGCCCGCACCAAGGTGGCCTGTGGTGGACTTTGGCCAGTAATACAGTCTGCTGAGGATCTTTTGGGAAGGGGCTTGTTCTCTGAAAATGACAGGCAAGCAGGGAGAGCTTGGTGCCCTGCCTCTTTCAACCTTAAATACATTTGGGTGGGGGTGTGATGTATGGAGCTACAGCAGCCATCTTGCAACCAGCAGTCCAACTACGATGAAGAGCCAGGGTCCTGGGATAGTGAAGCAAAGACTGGGCCCAGGCCTGCTGCCCACACAGTGCTTAGCCATGCTGCTCTGGCTGCTAGAGTTAGACAGCCAGGGCCCTTACATCTAGACATCTGTGCTATAAAGATTCTCACCTGACCACTCAGACCTTGTGTTGCTCATGGATTGCTATTGTACTCCTTGCCACCAAGTCACATCACACCTCAGGTCTTCAGCACAAGCACCAAAGAACGGGCACAAAAGCCCCTCCCTTCCCCaagttcaaaagaaaatagaCAGTTCTTGAGCCAAGACTCTATGACTCAACTCTGAGCCAGGCCTTCCTGAGATCTTCctgcggggcggggtggggagtgggggtgctgGCAGCACATTCCCCGTGGCTGCCCTCGGGTGACCCCTTGAAGGCGGCCACTGTGGTGTGACTGTGACTGGATGCAGGCGCCCCTCAGCTCTGCAGGCGAGGCTCCTCAGGCTCTGGCTCCCAGGAGCTCCCTCATGGGACGAGCCTCTGTGTGCCCAGACCTCTTCTGGTTCTGGGGTTCCCACTCAGCCTCCACATGTGGTCGGCACATGCTCTCACGTGGTGTGTCCTCTGAGGGGGCGGCCATACCCCCCAGCCCCGCCTGTCTCCCCTCACTCATTTACTCCCGGGGACAGAGGCGAACAGGCTGCAGGGCTAGCTGTGGGTTCGCATGGATGGTTCCCAGGACCGTGACCAATCACAGCTTGGCGATCCCGCTGTCCCCCGCCTGCGGGTGAGCACCAGATGGGGAGTCGCGAGGCCTCCCCAGGAAGAGGGCTGTGGCTCCTGGCAAAGGCAGCCCAGTTCTCACGCCCTTTGAAGTCTCAGGCTGGGCGACTGGGGGCTGGAGAGGCGCAGGCAGCTCAAAGGCCTTATTTATGGGGCAGCAACGACGTGGAAGCTGAAGGCAGGACACCACTCACCCAGTGGCCTTGGTTCCTGGGGAGTCCTAGGCTTGCATGGCTGGTTCAGGACCGAGATCCCAGCACAG from Muntiacus reevesi chromosome 2, mMunRee1.1, whole genome shotgun sequence harbors:
- the TCF25 gene encoding ribosome quality control complex subunit TCF25: MSRRALRRLRGEQRGQEPLGPSALQFVLHDDDDVEEECPKRGPGGRHPRGAGKEGVRVNNRFELINIEDLDEAPGVNGERTDCLLVDAVVSGNKRRAQSGHSESTRGGDAADTAVPSEQSNASSKLRKKKRKQKNKKNAGETSENGLEDIDRILERIEDASGASRPGPPPLSTKKHVLYVEHRHLNPDTELKRYFGARAVLGEQRPRQRQRVYPKCTWLTTPKSTWPRYTKPGLSMRLLESRKGRSAFAFEHSEEYQQTQHKFLAAVESMEPNNIVVLLQSSPYHVDSLLQLSDACRFQEDQETARDLVERALYSMECAFHPLFSLTSGTCRLDYRRPENRSFYLALYKQMSFLEKRGCPRTALEYCKLILSLEPDEDPLCMLLLIDHLALRARSYEYLIRLFEEWEAHRNLSQLPNFAFSVPLAYFLLSQQADLSEQEVSSAREEASVRIQQALTMFPGVLMPLLEYCSVRPDATVATHHFFGPDAEISQPPALSQLVSLYLGRSHFLWKEPATINWLEESVHKVLQAVDAGDPAVEACESRRKVLYQRAPRNIHRHVVLSEIKEAVAALPPDVTTQSVLGFDPLPPLDTIYSYVRPERLSPVSHGNTIALFFRSLLPNYTVEGERPEDGGPGGLHHDQGLNRLMLAVRDMMANFHFHDLEVLPEEHPEGDGEWD